The following are encoded in a window of Flexibacter flexilis DSM 6793 genomic DNA:
- a CDS encoding stage II sporulation protein M has protein sequence MREAAFREQNKKRWQHFEQLLSQPRNVDADQLADLFVQLTDDLAYSATQYPESPTTLYLNQLTGKVHQLIYRNKKEKKSRLITFWTQELPLIFYSMRLYFLYSLILFLITAAIGAFSAAYDDTFVRLILGDSYVNQTLYNIKNGDPMAVYKQQDAFEMFFLIALNNIKVSFQVFAMGVMLPLIGACVMLFYNGVMLGSFQYFFHTKGLLLFSAMTIWLHGTIEIAAIVLAGGAGWRVGNSILFPETYSRADSFRLGAKEGVKVLFGLIPFFLVAAFIEGFVTRHTEMPTVVKLLIIGGSLAFLVWYVILYPRKVAQNA, from the coding sequence ATGAGAGAGGCTGCTTTCCGAGAACAGAATAAAAAACGCTGGCAACATTTTGAGCAACTGCTTTCGCAACCGCGAAATGTAGATGCCGACCAATTGGCCGATTTGTTCGTACAACTCACGGACGATTTGGCGTATTCGGCCACGCAGTACCCCGAAAGCCCTACTACACTGTATCTGAACCAACTCACGGGCAAGGTACACCAACTTATTTACAGGAATAAAAAAGAGAAAAAAAGCCGCCTCATTACGTTTTGGACGCAGGAATTGCCGTTGATTTTCTATTCCATGCGGCTGTATTTTTTGTATAGCCTAATTTTGTTTTTGATAACGGCGGCGATTGGCGCATTTTCGGCGGCCTATGACGATACGTTTGTACGCCTCATTTTGGGCGATAGCTACGTGAATCAAACGCTTTACAATATCAAAAATGGCGACCCGATGGCAGTGTATAAGCAGCAAGACGCATTTGAAATGTTTTTTCTTATTGCTTTGAATAATATAAAAGTCTCGTTTCAGGTGTTTGCCATGGGTGTCATGCTGCCACTGATTGGAGCGTGTGTGATGTTATTTTATAATGGCGTAATGCTCGGTTCGTTCCAATATTTTTTTCATACCAAAGGCTTGTTGCTTTTTTCTGCCATGACGATTTGGTTACACGGCACTATCGAAATTGCGGCGATTGTGTTGGCGGGTGGCGCAGGTTGGCGCGTCGGCAACAGTATTTTGTTTCCCGAAACCTATTCGCGTGCCGACAGTTTCAGGCTCGGCGCGAAAGAAGGCGTAAAAGTGCTTTTTGGTCTAATTCCGTTTTTTCTGGTGGCGGCTTTCATCGAAGGTTTTGTTACGCGTCATACGGAAATGCCCACCGTAGTCAAGCTGCTGATTATTGGCGGTTCGTTGGCTTTTTTGGTTTGGTACGTGATATTGTATCCACGCAAAGTTGCCCAAAACGCATAA